The Plasmodium malariae genome assembly, contig: PmUG01_00_6, whole genome shotgun sequence genome includes the window gattttttaaatagatattataaaaaaattttccaacaaataagaacaatgttaactattattaattatctacatataaaaagaattcatctttttttactttttttttattttaattatgagcgttataaatatgaaaaggtTATTAATGATCaataaaaactatataataattgtgtgttcttaaaataatattagttctctcataaatatacttatagacataaaaaatagaaaatatatataaacaaatgcgtacacattattatattgttataataaatatatatttatttttatttcctttaatgattatttaactttttacagatatatataacatatttctAGAAAGTTActattatgaaaaagaaaaacaaaaaatttcaatttattatctgcggatatatttttacatttagtacattatattaacttattataatgtaatgtttacatataaataggTAATGagtgaatttttttttataaattttcaatataatatgtatttaagtaatttttaaaaaattgaaataatttcACAATTAATTACAATAAAAGTATTATGAAAGTTTGTTATTTCATTCAAATTGAAATATCCTGTATGCTCATcttattatatcattttaattaatccatatttaaaaaaaatactatattatatatttataccttGATATTTACACCATGCAAAGAAGACTACATATctgataaaaacaaaaaatttacaataaatatcttttataagaaatttaaaataaaagttgctttaaaaaataaagtttatGTTCTTTCCTAAgtaaaaaactatatatatttatttattctcgTGACAGAATATATTACTCCCTTTCATTATATGCAAAACAAggaacatttattattaaattagaaCTAATAggttatttttctaattacttaaacaaatagtaattttcttctaagaaaaaaaaaaatagtaagcatagtttatattagtttaaataaaaataaacaaaaatactccattaaaattatgttaattcTACTGCTATGTATGCTTTTTAaagcacaaatatatacttttcatataattctattttaataagcaaatatatgtattatccagtaatatataattaaaaaaatataataatttaaaacataaattataaaaacttaaaacctttaaattcataaaaaaactaagaacataaatttctatttttttggagctagaaaatatactaatatCTAATTGCTTGCATAAATTTTCAACAATTAactatatgtttattatacaCATAACTAATGACATTGTAAATATTACATcgtattaaaatatacgttgccttaaaaaaataaattccttattattcttttcactttttactgaacttaattttttcatattttttagcttttttatggtaataaaaaaCGTACGATATAAGTGTAACacctaatattaaaaaaggaatgacatataatacaatattaaataaatttcctAATACAGCATTagttgttcttttttttgcacCAATCAATAACCAACTAAAACCAttcttcaaaatatttttccagGAAACTGAAGTCGTCTCCAATCCTGATAATTCCAAAAATCCATTTTCATTAGATAAACACAGAGATATATCTACTATGAGTAgactaaataataaaaaaaacaataataaaggtGATCCTAATCGTAATGAGAATTTTTTacgcattatttttttgtaagtcTTATCACTAATATTCTTGTTCcttttaagaaaatctaCAAAATCcagttctttgaatatttttttttcaagatgactgtatttttttgtcacaaatttagaatatttattgttCATATCTTGTTTGTGTccatcataattatttaatgaacctctatataattctttttttttttctgtgcACTCCTTTTCAGTATTagatatatccttttttttgtccattccattatttgatatatcaTCTCTTAACATTACAACTTTTGAATCcttatcctttttatattttgctagtaaTCGATATATTCTGTCGTCTAATTTTATAGCAAGCGTGTACTTTTTGCCTAGGTATTTGTTAGACGTAATCTAAAAatccaaaataaataatagttatttaatgaataaataatataatgatgaaaacagtattcataaaaatataaaatgaaaaatataaataacaaaaatattcttaaataattttatcatacCACATGATTACTTAGATGCGGTATCCACGTTAAGAAGATAAGTacaacaattttaataaatgagaaaatcataatgctttttttcatgttctgttctttaaatattttaaaatatttagtaaaaatatataaatagttaTACTATAACCTCTTAAAGGCAAAGGACATTATATTAGTTATTTaattccaatttttttttcttttttgtatctacttaataaaatttatataaatatagagtattttataacatcgatatacaaaaataatattaaaaaggtattataaatattttaactttatagtgcttattaaaaaaaaataactttcatctaaataaaataattttaatttatataaaaatattcaaaatatatattttaatgatttaGCAGAGTAGTTTAACTAaatgatttttattattaatttcattcagaatatattatgaaaaaaataatatttccatATTATAAGGAAATACGGAATTTATATACCATATAGATCGtatagtatacatataaaatacattatttcaTACCCTAAAACCAATAAGTAATGTTATGAATATCTTgtcattaaaaattataattttattaacatgatgtttttaaagaaattatttgtaaaaaaatattaattataacaacacaaaaacagtaataataaataaggataactatattttacataatattttgtaaaatgttaatatatcagcataataaatttatgcaTAAAGGAAGTAcgatcttttatattatagtCCTTGCTTATAGAATCGAGAATATATGGAAATACCTAATttctgaaaaaatatataaagttaaatAAGTTCTAATTTTCCTGTTTTTTCGAAAAGTTTTGAAAGTTAtagatttaattaaaataaatataaatcattatttctaagtgaaaagtatttatatctaactacttaattatttttaattaattgtaAACATTTAGAaggaatattaatataatcgaaaaaaaaaaaaaaaaagaagaaagaaaggagattaaagatataataaGCATTGACATAGTACAAATAATTTGATTAATttggaaatatatatgaaataaatttacaaataatatacagaataaaaatgatttgtAACGAATCATTAAGTACAACAGtataatttactaaaaagtatggtataataatttttctatgtatgattttcaaataaatttattattttgtttttattcatttaaaaatactcAATGCTTGTAATGTATTTTAACGGTAAATCATAATAaatctttataaatatataaaaaataacattttattaaaaatacttttaacggaagaaacatattttttccaaataatttatttttttaaaagataaagtgaggattatatttataaaaatatcataatcgtaaaaatttattgtaataatcttatatataattttatattgttcTTATTAAAAAGTCTTAGCCTGCAAGTTAATAAGTTGAAAattgaaatagaaaaaaaatttcctaaatttaaaacgccatttttaaattataaaaattaaagttattatatatttattcctttaatgtatatattattatagtaacaacacttaataattcttttatttagtCTCTTTTAGGTTTTTCTCAAATTTTATTGtcccatttttttaattttatttaatgtttctttatataatataattttaccgattttaaaaatatgtaataatccatgtctatatattataaaataattttcgaAAAATAAGGATACCACATAATTATATCCTTCCAAgcaattatttaaaaatacgaTTTTCTTTTCTAGAAATACTGGTgatttttaaacttttttttggGTCTTCTtggaaaatatatcattatttttcacAATTATTTATACCTCTCTTAAgttagaaaataatgaattaatagTTTAATTTccttgtaaaatattaattttcctCCTTATTTAGTTTATATATCATGGATAAATTGCTcggttatatatatatattactcaATAAAGTTAGTGTAATTTTcgtattatgtattttttacatttaataaataatataattaatatttaatgcatacaaattaaataagttaaatatataataacatgaaatttaattatattatttacattccTGTGcaagatatataatacaatgtCTACAAAAAACATGATATCTTTTTTGAATGTTCAATAATTATAGAAGTTAATCCACGGTTTATAAGATTTCATCATAATTCACAAAGAGtagcttatattttttcttttatacaaaataaaaatatttgaaatgtttactattttataattttacataataattatatgttctACTGGgtctaaaaaaattttatactaaaaataataaatacactCTTAACATACAAcctaaaaatatgaacgtttatatagtaattatataaatggatGTGTGATACAGAAAAtatctaatatttttatttaagtacaaaattttataaattagtGAAGAATTcataagaattatattattaagtgCATAATTGGATCattcttaaaatttcttattatattaagTGAATCTATTCAACTATAATGAATCTcgattattataaattattcacTAGAACAGTTAAACACGCAAGCATAATCATCTTCTACTactacattttaataatttatcttaTAATGTCCAATggttatattatcatttaattcattacttttcatatattttcttttttatagcACTATAAGTTATTCTAgctaaaaaagagaataccATTCCACTACCCCTGTAATCTATGAAGACAGGAAATTTTTGGAGAAATagtgttttaattatatatacatataatttatattaatactagTTTATTTGGATTCTGTTAATGTCttcaataagaaaaaataaaaatatgtatatggaCAATATGTTCCCATAATGATAAATGGATCTGAAATAGATCAAACATATTTGGCCGGTAGTTCgtatcataaaaaatacattctacaaaatttaatttatatatgttcagcaatatgtatatttgtacatataatataaaattttgaacaACTTAACTGAAATGCATactgaaaataaaaaatgggttataacaatttattttaataataatactacaTATGCAATAGTAAATAAGTATGAATCTCATACAACTATAAAAgattcatatataaagatatatgtaaaaagtttaacaaggtaaaaaaaaaaacaatatatgaaattaaaagacaaatatataagaaaaattctGAGTAATAAagacacataaatataaaaaaaaattaattgtgATTATATAACCAATATTCAAATTACtcattaatattaacatacTTAGAATACATGATATTTCTAATATGAAATTTATCCATACAATATATGTAAAGGAAATATAGCAAAAAGTACAAATCAATAATTCATTAAACATAACATAATCAATAAATGCAATATATAAGgagaatattaattaaaattaaataaaaattcttaataataacagtatgttaaatattaattttgaattaatacacaaataataatttttatagtatgattattaaattataaataatgttatatattagtGACCTCAATTATTGTATGATGAATACTATAACAATagaattttataaagaataacTTATACGTAGAACGAACTTATTTAATcctataaaatgaaattgtaccggttaaaaaataaaaataatagtacgtattatatattatcataatattcataaatattattttatcattttaatcgcgaaaatatatattaaaatatattcttttaataatatgataCGACTATGTACATAtctgtataaataaaagaatatcaGTAAAATTAAgacattattatcatcaaagtaaaattgtttatattatattttagataaattataatataaaaaggtttacactataaaattatgttaataattaaGAATTCTAGTTCGATAacatgaaatataaatttaaatacttAAGTGCctctttataattatatataccacagtttttttgttctgttgttgtacatattaaataagaaaaaattataatacgttatttaataaaatgcatcattgtaaatgtatttacttctacacatttttttaacttcatgctgaaataatttttatccaTATAGCATTATTACTAGCTTATGTTATGTTAAtgatttacataaaaatatatctattcTTAAGTTAAGcattatcttttaaataaaagtctaaatatattattcataataaaattaaagaaaacttattaattcatatgaatttatattaagcttgtattatatttaaataaatgtaatgtataaattgtagtattatacaaaaattctgatgatatattaaaaaaaaataataataaaaaacacattaacaaagaaaaaaaaaatatatcaataaatttataaaataataaaaaaagaaaagaaatatttttaataataatccTAAAACTAAATTTATTTAGTTTTTATTCAAATGACATCAAGTATTTCAGATAATCATATGTTTTTTACTCGTTACCACATATTAATcgacaaaaatatattcatgatataaattatatttacatatatttatatgatatattcagaaacataaacataaatataaatacaatataCTTTAAAACATGATTAATTAATTGTATTTGTAGTCTATTGTACATTGTTATTAagcaatatatttaaaaaaaaaaaaataaatattatataagggactaaaataaaaaaatcagaacgaacaaatatattttacataaataaattaaagaataaaaatacattaagaTAGAACtctttaaaataacataattattaaaaataaccaTAACAACGTAATTTTATACgtgaaataattaattacaaatatttattattaatatatatatttttttaattttctgaCCATTCACTACttcgtatgtatatatttcaaaagtaatattaaaataagaaataatatatataatttacacTATAATAACCTATTTCCTTGTTTATGAGTTTAACTTGTTCtttaattacatttaatattttacgtCTTAAGCagtattttaaataacacaagatcttttttattttgtacgctaaataaatatttatcattataaaaaagatattttactttagttatatatataaacaaacaaaaaaagatgtaatatatttttaatttacttatatataatatatatatcaattatTACAGAAAAACAATTACAAAGATTTAATATTCTTTGTTTTgtctaatataaaatattattctttttaggTTCAATTACTATCTTATTATTCCTTATTTAGGaactataatttattttatatttttttaaactataTTGCATTAATGATTTTactataattgtttttttaatatatttttatattttaaataagtatgcaaatcttttaataattatttaatactaTAAATATACCTCTAATTAATTAAGCGtttgtaaaaatgtatgaGCTCATATAAAAGTTTTAATAGGCACATACaatatagtaaatataaaaaaaattaacaaaataattataacactATAATGGCCTATAtcaacaataaataaaaaaaaataaaataaaaataaaataatgacaTACTATCATTACTAATAATGTACtggtttatatattatttattttaattaaaacctaagaacaaaaagaattatttatagtattataagtaataatatctatatatatatatatatatgtgtttctAATAACAGATAACAGGAAACggtaattaattttatttttacggaataaattttatattacatgttGATGTAACTTATATATGTTGTTTTGTGGTTAATATTgtgaatttttctttatataaggaatattattcttacagaatcacatatacataattgtgaattaataataaaatatgtttaggATGCATCTCcattagtaatatatttacttaaggtaaatgaaattatgaagcacataaaataaatactaaatgtattctattattttatagttcATATACAAATTcttatgtaaattataattttataatttatctttgttaagaaatataaatttaaaataacaatattgataaataaaatatataaattcatatttttccttcagaatattatttatcataCAGTAGAGTATTAATGTAAATCCATCATGGATAATTGTTTTTCTTcggtaataattttttattttttaatattaatgaattatttatttattctaaaaCAACTGTTAacataaataacataaaaattaattcttgAATAATTGTTTTGAATCTAGAAATTGAATGTTCTAGGTTCTGGATTTTTGACATACTATAGTGATCTATATTTCAAAagaattatacaaaatataaaaaagaaaactgCTAAGGTAAATAAGAGTGA containing:
- the PmUG01_00018700 gene encoding fam-l protein encodes the protein MKKSIMIFSFIKIVVLIFLTWIPHLSNHVITSNKYLGKKYTLAIKLDDRIYRLLAKYKKDKDSKVVMLRDDISNNGMDKKKDISNTEKECTEKKKELYRGSLNNYDGHKQDMNNKYSKFVTKKYSHLEKKIFKELDFVDFLKRNKNISDKTYKKIMRKKFSLRLGSPLLLFFLLFSLLIVDISLCLSNENGFLELSGLETTSVSWKNILKNGFSWLLIGAKKRTTNAVLGNLFNIVLYVIPFLILGVTLISYVFYYHKKAKKYEKIKFSKK